A genomic segment from Lignipirellula cremea encodes:
- a CDS encoding amidohydrolase family protein produces the protein MDALPQNSLPHNFLTSNALLNRRTLLGGAAAGAAAWAVRPALAEPPRETPPLKIIDPHVHVWKNDPKYPWPDSLENPPAEDALPGPLLQLMEQNHVAHTVIVHVVYYLWDCRYAAAVVKEHPAKFQGVCRIDPQSATAPADLSRWVKDYGYHGVRLSPYPGPEGDWINDRRQMDLICAKAIELQVPLCVLCPVERIPEVEKVIERHPQLNVCIDHMAWCPIDQPQELAKLLRLARYPRVHVKISHLWRLSRQAYPYKDTFDQVKKLYDAFGPERLMWGSDWPAVEEFCGYARALALYRDEIPFFNNDDRRWILGGVANKLWPFA, from the coding sequence ATGGATGCCCTGCCGCAAAATTCCTTGCCGCACAATTTCCTGACGTCGAATGCGCTGCTGAATCGTCGCACTTTGCTGGGCGGAGCGGCCGCCGGCGCCGCCGCGTGGGCCGTGCGTCCGGCCCTGGCTGAACCGCCCCGGGAGACACCGCCCTTGAAGATCATCGACCCGCACGTTCACGTCTGGAAGAACGACCCGAAATATCCCTGGCCAGACAGCCTGGAGAATCCGCCGGCGGAAGACGCTCTGCCTGGTCCGCTGCTGCAGCTGATGGAACAGAACCACGTCGCCCATACGGTGATCGTGCATGTGGTGTATTACCTGTGGGACTGCCGCTATGCGGCCGCCGTGGTGAAGGAGCATCCGGCCAAATTCCAGGGCGTCTGCCGGATCGATCCGCAGTCAGCCACGGCGCCGGCCGACCTGTCCCGCTGGGTCAAAGATTACGGCTACCACGGCGTGCGGCTGAGTCCCTATCCGGGTCCCGAAGGAGACTGGATCAACGACCGCCGACAGATGGACCTGATCTGCGCGAAAGCGATCGAGCTGCAGGTTCCGCTGTGCGTGCTCTGCCCGGTCGAGCGGATTCCCGAAGTGGAAAAGGTCATCGAACGCCACCCCCAGCTCAATGTGTGCATCGACCATATGGCCTGGTGCCCGATCGACCAGCCGCAGGAACTGGCCAAACTGCTGCGACTGGCCCGCTACCCGCGGGTGCATGTCAAAATCAGCCACCTGTGGCGCCTTTCGCGGCAAGCCTACCCTTACAAGGATACGTTCGACCAGGTAAAAAAACTCTATGACGCGTTTGGCCCGGAGCGTTTGATGTGGGGGTCCGACTGGCCCGCCGTGGAGGAGTTTTGCGGCTACGCCCGGGCCCTGGCGCTCTACCGGGATGAGATCCCGTTCTTCAACAACGACGATCGCCGCTGGATTCTGGGCGGCGTCGCCAACAAGCTCTGGCCCTTTGCCTGA
- a CDS encoding histone deacetylase family protein, producing MTLLYRDEKFRLHDTGNHPENRRRLEAIDALLDKSGLPERCRSIACTPCDPATAALNHERDYIDQVAEYAAAGGGRIEADTIVSPRSYDIALLAAGSACDAVKRVVAGEEKTALCLVRPPGHHAVEQAAMGFCLFNNVAIAAQFARKRLDLDRVLIIDWDVHHGNGTQDAFYRDGQVGFFSSHRFPFYPGTGDKDETGAGPGLGGTRNLPFAMGVSRKDFLARFESELVDFAGKIRPQLVLLSAGFDAHRQDPVGSLGLETEDFGELTRIVRGVASEHAGGKLVSLLEGGYNPDRLADCVALHLQGLLAG from the coding sequence ATGACGCTGCTCTATCGCGACGAAAAATTTCGCCTGCACGACACAGGCAACCACCCGGAGAACCGCCGGCGGCTGGAAGCGATCGATGCCCTGCTGGACAAGTCGGGCCTGCCGGAGCGTTGCCGCAGCATCGCCTGCACGCCGTGCGATCCGGCCACGGCGGCCCTCAATCATGAACGCGACTACATCGACCAGGTGGCTGAATACGCGGCCGCGGGAGGCGGTCGGATCGAAGCCGATACGATCGTGTCGCCCCGCTCTTACGACATCGCCCTGCTGGCCGCCGGCTCTGCCTGCGACGCGGTCAAACGGGTCGTCGCCGGCGAAGAGAAAACCGCTCTCTGCCTCGTCCGTCCGCCCGGCCATCATGCGGTCGAACAGGCCGCCATGGGGTTCTGCCTGTTCAATAACGTCGCCATCGCCGCGCAGTTCGCCCGGAAGAGACTCGACCTCGATCGAGTGCTGATCATCGACTGGGACGTGCATCACGGCAACGGCACGCAGGACGCCTTCTACCGCGACGGCCAGGTCGGCTTCTTCTCTTCGCATCGCTTTCCCTTTTATCCAGGCACCGGCGACAAGGACGAAACGGGCGCCGGCCCCGGCCTGGGCGGAACACGCAACCTGCCATTCGCCATGGGCGTATCGCGCAAAGACTTCCTCGCCCGGTTTGAATCCGAACTGGTCGACTTTGCCGGGAAGATCCGCCCCCAGTTGGTGCTGCTGAGCGCCGGTTTTGATGCGCACCGGCAAGACCCGGTCGGCTCGCTGGGACTGGAGACGGAAGACTTTGGTGAGCTCACCCGCATTGTTCGCGGCGTCGCCAGCGAACACGCCGGGGGGAAGCTGGTGAGCCTGCTCGAAGGCGGCTACAACCCGGATCGGCTCGCCGACTGCGTCGCTTTGCACCTGCAGGGACTGCTCGCCGGGTAG
- a CDS encoding phosphatidate cytidylyltransferase, translating into MMESSLLLSQISAWQSSASLVLLAGVMTTLLLAALAGWFLQRQPETIVNPLVVRTFRERINAWWVMWAVLGAASVLGYFEVRAGYIATVTLFGMISFWSLREYITMTPTRRGDHRTLFWTFFLLTPTQYILVGLGRDYYEAYSIAIPVYASLFIPARIALSGDPKRFLERSAKIQLGLLICVYSLSYAPALLDLQLRTRVGAPPNADLAECPLWDGSPTGLLFFFILVVQLGDVFQYAWGQLLGKRVIAPEINASRTWEGLFGGAASTALAGALLWWVTPFTFWGAACMSLIVAILGFAGGMVMSAIKRDRGVRDYGTLVQGHAGLLDRIDSVCFAAPVFFHLTKYFLEVN; encoded by the coding sequence ATGATGGAATCGTCGCTACTGCTATCGCAGATTTCAGCCTGGCAAAGCTCCGCCAGCCTGGTGCTGCTGGCGGGCGTGATGACCACGCTCCTGCTGGCCGCCCTGGCGGGCTGGTTCCTGCAGCGGCAGCCGGAAACGATCGTCAACCCGCTGGTCGTGCGGACCTTTCGCGAGCGGATCAACGCCTGGTGGGTCATGTGGGCCGTGCTGGGGGCCGCGTCGGTGCTGGGCTATTTTGAGGTGCGGGCCGGCTACATCGCCACCGTTACGCTCTTCGGCATGATCTCGTTCTGGTCGCTGCGGGAATACATCACCATGACGCCCACCCGGCGGGGCGATCATCGCACGCTGTTCTGGACGTTCTTCCTGCTCACCCCCACGCAATACATTCTGGTCGGGCTGGGACGCGACTATTACGAAGCCTACAGCATTGCCATTCCCGTTTACGCCAGCCTGTTTATCCCGGCGCGGATCGCCCTGTCGGGCGACCCCAAGCGTTTTCTGGAACGTAGCGCCAAGATCCAGCTGGGGCTGCTGATCTGCGTGTATTCGCTTAGCTATGCGCCGGCCCTGCTGGACCTGCAGCTGCGGACCCGCGTGGGCGCCCCGCCCAACGCCGATCTCGCCGAGTGCCCGCTTTGGGACGGCAGCCCGACCGGCCTGCTCTTCTTTTTCATTCTGGTGGTGCAGTTGGGCGATGTGTTCCAGTACGCCTGGGGCCAGTTGCTGGGCAAGCGGGTGATCGCTCCCGAGATTAACGCCAGCCGCACCTGGGAAGGGCTGTTCGGAGGGGCCGCCAGCACCGCGCTGGCCGGAGCTCTGCTGTGGTGGGTGACGCCGTTCACCTTCTGGGGCGCCGCCTGCATGTCGCTGATTGTGGCGATCCTGGGTTTCGCCGGCGGCATGGTGATGTCGGCCATCAAACGCGACCGGGGCGTGCGCGATTACGGCACGCTCGTGCAGGGACATGCCGGGCTGCTTGACCGCATCGACTCGGTCTGTTTCGCGGCGCCCGTTTTCTTTCATTTGACGAAGTACTTTCTCGAGGTGAATTAG
- a CDS encoding lysophospholipid acyltransferase family protein translates to MNLTATILAITAKLLSGATMRWVDCQPDVCQRVYFANHTSHLDALVLWSSLPGRVRDVTRPVAAKDYWDKGFVRKHIARSFNALLIDRNKIKVHKSPVDLMIGEMGEKFSLIVFPEGGRSAGDEVGEFKSGLYYLSKKRPDLELVPVYIDNLNRVLPRGEFLPVPLLSCITVGAPIWLESGESKNEFLKRARTAVLQLREI, encoded by the coding sequence ATGAATCTTACGGCGACGATTCTGGCCATTACGGCCAAACTGTTAAGCGGCGCCACCATGCGCTGGGTCGACTGCCAGCCCGATGTCTGCCAGCGGGTCTACTTCGCCAACCATACCAGCCACCTCGACGCACTCGTGCTGTGGTCCTCTTTGCCGGGCCGCGTCCGCGATGTCACCCGCCCGGTCGCCGCCAAAGACTACTGGGACAAAGGCTTCGTCCGCAAACATATCGCCCGCTCGTTCAACGCCCTGTTGATCGATCGGAACAAAATCAAAGTCCACAAAAGCCCGGTCGATCTGATGATTGGCGAAATGGGCGAAAAGTTCTCCCTGATCGTTTTTCCCGAAGGCGGCCGCAGCGCAGGCGACGAAGTGGGCGAGTTCAAAAGCGGCCTGTACTACCTCAGCAAAAAGCGACCGGACCTGGAACTGGTGCCCGTTTATATCGACAACCTGAATCGCGTGCTGCCGCGGGGCGAGTTCCTGCCGGTGCCGTTGCTCAGCTGCATTACCGTCGGCGCTCCGATCTGGCTGGAATCGGGCGAGTCGAAGAACGAGTTTCTCAAGCGCGCCCGCACGGCCGTTCTGCAGCTGCGTGAAATCTAA
- a CDS encoding PPC domain-containing protein encodes MPRLSRLLAVGSLALLLAPAAQAQSTYSMLMSLSPTAAQTGQASKLTLNSRYSMHDAHQVLVSGDGVVGQIVPPPVDEKADPDKTPNLEKIQVRFVIADDALPGVRDFRIITPRGASTLGQLVVTREPVIAEAKKNNTLEEAQAVVVPATLCGVIEAAEDVDFFKFHAQAGDALTFHVLSMRLQNKIHDLQTHSDPILTLRNGAGVTLAASDNAFDGDPYLSHAFQQDGDYYLEIRDVRYQGNKYWEYAIEVSDKPFVRHAFPLGVAAGAKTTLQLTGDNLPSETAVIEPAADLPSGPLWAPLALGDQESNPAPLLVTHLPLFQESNGDNNLAETAEAITIPAGVNGRLETESDIDCFAFDAKKGESFSFEVIARRMQSGIDAHLRILTAEGKQATLNDDMKLFLRTSSDSQIENWTAPADGRFVVEVRDLHLRGGEPFVYFLQATRSEPYFDLYADTDKTHISPGMPGILFVRIDRKNGFQGEVQLQVDGLPPEVTAACGRILPSGVDGCIVLQAGPKASADAANLIIRGVGQIEVEAASTDDKSKDKDGDDQTAAAMEVRELTAVAHVYQETYQPGGGRGHWPVETHTVSVGEPNDIRGIHLSTTEVVLSPGESQTIEVAIERAEGFDKNVSLDMLSRHLNKVFGDSLPKGVTVEAGPSKTLLTAGAATGSIVLKAADNAEPAERQMAAVMANVSLNFVMKATYASEPVFITVKPIPDPEPAAKP; translated from the coding sequence ATGCCCCGCCTTTCCCGCCTGCTCGCCGTCGGATCGCTTGCGCTGCTGTTAGCCCCCGCGGCGCAAGCCCAGTCGACCTATTCCATGCTGATGAGCCTGAGCCCCACGGCGGCCCAGACCGGCCAGGCGTCAAAGCTCACGCTGAATTCCCGCTACAGCATGCACGACGCTCACCAGGTCCTGGTGTCGGGCGACGGCGTTGTCGGCCAGATCGTCCCGCCGCCGGTCGATGAGAAAGCCGACCCGGACAAAACTCCCAATCTGGAAAAGATCCAGGTGCGGTTTGTGATCGCGGACGACGCCTTGCCGGGCGTGCGCGACTTTCGCATTATCACCCCCCGCGGCGCCAGCACGCTGGGACAACTGGTCGTCACCCGCGAGCCCGTCATCGCCGAAGCGAAGAAGAACAACACGCTCGAAGAAGCCCAGGCCGTCGTCGTTCCGGCCACCCTGTGCGGCGTGATCGAAGCAGCCGAAGACGTCGACTTTTTCAAGTTCCACGCCCAGGCCGGCGACGCCCTGACCTTCCATGTGCTGTCGATGCGGCTGCAGAACAAAATCCACGACCTGCAGACGCACTCCGACCCGATCCTGACACTGCGAAACGGCGCCGGCGTCACGCTGGCTGCCTCGGATAACGCCTTCGACGGCGACCCCTACCTCAGCCACGCGTTCCAGCAGGACGGCGATTATTACCTGGAAATTCGCGATGTGCGTTACCAGGGGAACAAGTACTGGGAATACGCCATCGAAGTCAGCGACAAACCGTTCGTCCGCCATGCCTTCCCGCTGGGCGTGGCCGCTGGAGCCAAAACCACGCTGCAGCTGACAGGCGACAACCTGCCGTCGGAAACGGCTGTGATTGAACCGGCCGCCGACCTCCCGTCCGGTCCGCTCTGGGCTCCCCTCGCCCTGGGAGACCAGGAGAGCAATCCCGCGCCGCTGCTGGTCACCCATCTTCCGCTGTTCCAGGAATCGAACGGCGACAACAACCTGGCCGAAACCGCCGAAGCCATCACGATTCCCGCAGGCGTCAACGGCCGGCTGGAAACGGAATCCGATATCGACTGCTTTGCTTTCGACGCCAAAAAAGGGGAATCGTTCAGCTTTGAGGTCATCGCCCGGCGCATGCAGTCGGGGATCGACGCCCACCTGCGCATCCTGACGGCCGAAGGGAAACAGGCGACCCTGAACGACGACATGAAGCTGTTCCTGCGAACCTCGTCGGACTCGCAGATCGAGAACTGGACCGCCCCGGCCGACGGCCGCTTTGTGGTCGAAGTCCGCGACCTGCATCTCCGCGGCGGCGAGCCCTTTGTCTACTTCCTGCAGGCGACCCGCAGCGAACCGTACTTTGACCTGTACGCCGATACGGATAAAACCCACATCTCCCCCGGCATGCCCGGCATCCTTTTTGTTCGGATCGATCGCAAGAACGGTTTCCAGGGCGAAGTACAGCTGCAGGTCGATGGCTTGCCGCCCGAAGTCACGGCCGCCTGCGGCCGCATCCTGCCCTCAGGCGTCGACGGCTGCATTGTGCTGCAGGCCGGGCCCAAAGCCTCCGCCGACGCAGCCAATCTCATCATTCGCGGCGTCGGCCAGATCGAAGTTGAAGCCGCCAGCACCGACGATAAGAGCAAGGATAAAGACGGCGATGACCAGACAGCCGCCGCGATGGAAGTACGCGAGCTGACGGCGGTCGCCCATGTGTACCAGGAAACGTACCAGCCCGGCGGCGGTCGCGGCCACTGGCCGGTGGAAACGCACACGGTCTCCGTCGGCGAGCCGAACGATATCCGCGGCATACACCTTAGCACGACCGAAGTGGTGCTCAGCCCGGGCGAATCGCAAACGATCGAAGTCGCCATCGAAAGGGCCGAAGGGTTCGACAAGAACGTCTCGCTCGATATGCTCTCTCGCCACCTGAACAAAGTATTCGGCGATTCTCTGCCCAAAGGAGTCACGGTCGAAGCGGGCCCCAGCAAAACGCTGCTTACCGCCGGAGCCGCCACCGGCAGCATTGTGCTGAAAGCAGCCGACAACGCCGAACCGGCCGAACGGCAAATGGCAGCCGTCATGGCGAACGTGTCGCTCAATTTTGTGATGAAAGCGACCTACGCCAGCGAGCCGGTCTTTATTACCGTCAAGCCGATCCCGGATCCGGAACCTGCCGCCAAACCGTAA
- a CDS encoding DUF1549 and DUF1553 domain-containing protein yields the protein MRLTRFFCCFAWLLLAAAPLLAGEPFLVTPAQVELCGRFDRAQLLAAETDEQGKITERSRDLTATARYESANPAIVQVAPGGRLQAVGNGETTIRITVNGHTQETPVRVHGVGQTPVDYTRDVRPILNKAGCATAACHAAQHGKGGFKLSVFGFDPEADFDALARNGRQRRVNLANPELSLLLRKPSMQVAHGGGLRLERKSVEFATLRQWIAEGTTAPAADSAEAVSITVTPSARWGKVDMVQQLQVTAHYSDGTTRDVTPLAKFDSLDEGVIAIDDQGRAAAVASGQTAVMVRYESQAEICTFVIPYGENVQLAGWQSTNFIDELAEIKFRELGIEPSPLCDDAAFVRRAFFDAIGTLPTAAEAAAFIDSTEPNKRAQLIDRLLGLTGDPQQDLYNDQYAAYWTLKWSDLIRNNSQSLGEQGMWSLHNWIRESFRTNRPFDEFVQELVTAKGSIYSSGPANFFRIHSTKEDLTEATAQLFLGVRLECAKCHHHPFEKYSQADYYGLSAFFSRVGSKRSEEFGLFGNEQIIMVRPSGDVRHPVTKALLPPTPLGGTPMEEEPLDRRVPLAEWLTSTDNDFFAKSIANRYMGYLLGSGLVEPIDDMRSTNPPSNVALMNALGKSFVDSGFDLKQLMRTIMNSRLYQLSSQPTPGNLADTRFYSHFLVKRIPAEPLLDAIDRATGAPTKFKNLPLGVKAIELPDAEYPNYFLQTFSKPKRVSVCECERSPEESLAQALHTLNGDTVADKIAGSQGRIAQLVKAKTPHAEIVTELYLATLSRRPSPEELAFSDELLADSDKPQTAYEDLLWALINSKQFLFVR from the coding sequence ATGCGGTTGACGCGTTTCTTTTGCTGCTTTGCCTGGCTGCTGCTTGCCGCCGCTCCCCTGCTGGCGGGCGAACCGTTTCTGGTCACCCCTGCCCAGGTAGAACTGTGCGGCCGTTTTGACCGCGCCCAGCTGCTGGCGGCTGAAACGGATGAACAAGGGAAAATCACCGAACGCAGCCGCGATCTGACCGCGACGGCCCGCTACGAGTCGGCCAACCCAGCGATCGTGCAGGTCGCTCCCGGCGGACGCCTCCAGGCGGTTGGCAACGGCGAAACGACCATCCGCATTACCGTGAACGGCCACACGCAGGAAACGCCTGTACGCGTGCATGGCGTGGGGCAGACGCCGGTCGACTACACGCGCGACGTACGCCCCATTTTGAACAAAGCCGGCTGTGCTACGGCCGCCTGCCACGCGGCCCAGCATGGCAAAGGCGGTTTCAAGCTGTCGGTATTCGGCTTTGATCCTGAAGCCGACTTCGACGCCCTGGCCCGCAATGGCCGCCAACGACGCGTCAACCTGGCGAACCCCGAACTGAGCCTGCTGCTGCGCAAGCCGTCGATGCAAGTCGCCCATGGCGGCGGCCTGCGGCTGGAGCGGAAGTCGGTCGAGTTTGCTACGCTGCGGCAGTGGATCGCCGAGGGCACCACGGCTCCCGCGGCCGATTCGGCGGAAGCCGTTTCGATCACCGTCACCCCTTCGGCCCGCTGGGGCAAAGTCGACATGGTGCAGCAGCTCCAGGTCACGGCCCACTACAGCGACGGAACCACGCGCGATGTGACCCCTTTGGCCAAGTTCGATTCGCTGGATGAAGGCGTCATTGCGATCGACGACCAGGGACGGGCCGCCGCCGTCGCCAGCGGGCAAACGGCTGTCATGGTGCGGTACGAAAGCCAGGCCGAGATCTGCACCTTTGTGATCCCTTACGGCGAAAACGTCCAGCTGGCTGGCTGGCAGTCGACCAACTTTATCGACGAACTGGCGGAGATCAAATTCCGCGAACTGGGCATCGAACCGTCCCCCCTGTGCGACGACGCGGCCTTTGTCCGCCGGGCCTTCTTCGACGCCATCGGCACGCTGCCGACTGCTGCGGAGGCGGCCGCCTTTATCGACTCGACGGAACCGAACAAACGGGCCCAGCTGATCGATCGGCTGCTCGGCCTGACGGGCGATCCCCAGCAGGATCTTTACAACGACCAGTACGCCGCGTATTGGACCCTTAAATGGTCCGACCTGATCCGCAACAACAGCCAGTCGCTGGGCGAACAAGGCATGTGGTCGCTCCACAACTGGATCCGGGAATCGTTCCGCACCAACCGCCCCTTCGATGAGTTCGTCCAGGAACTGGTCACCGCCAAAGGCTCGATCTACTCCAGCGGTCCGGCCAACTTCTTTCGCATCCACTCCACCAAAGAAGACCTGACCGAAGCCACCGCCCAGCTGTTCCTGGGCGTGCGACTGGAGTGCGCCAAGTGCCACCACCATCCGTTTGAGAAATACAGCCAGGCCGATTATTACGGGCTGTCGGCGTTCTTCTCGCGCGTCGGCTCCAAGCGGAGCGAAGAGTTCGGCCTGTTCGGGAACGAGCAGATTATTATGGTCCGTCCCTCCGGTGATGTTCGTCACCCGGTCACGAAAGCTCTGCTGCCGCCGACGCCGCTTGGCGGAACGCCCATGGAAGAGGAACCGCTGGATCGCCGCGTGCCGCTGGCCGAATGGCTGACCTCGACCGATAACGACTTTTTCGCCAAGTCGATCGCCAACCGCTATATGGGCTACCTGCTGGGCAGCGGGCTGGTCGAACCGATCGACGACATGCGCAGCACCAACCCGCCGTCGAACGTCGCCCTGATGAACGCCCTGGGCAAGAGCTTCGTCGACAGCGGCTTTGATCTGAAGCAGCTCATGCGAACGATCATGAACTCCCGCCTGTATCAGCTCAGTTCGCAACCGACGCCGGGCAACCTGGCCGATACGCGATTTTACAGCCACTTTCTGGTCAAACGCATTCCGGCCGAACCGCTGCTCGACGCCATCGACAGGGCGACCGGGGCGCCGACCAAGTTCAAGAACCTGCCGCTGGGGGTGAAGGCGATTGAACTGCCCGACGCGGAGTACCCCAACTACTTCCTGCAGACCTTCTCCAAACCCAAGCGGGTCAGCGTGTGCGAATGCGAACGCTCGCCCGAAGAAAGCCTGGCCCAGGCGCTGCATACCTTGAATGGCGATACGGTCGCCGACAAGATCGCCGGCTCCCAGGGGCGGATCGCCCAGCTGGTGAAAGCGAAAACGCCGCACGCGGAGATTGTCACGGAGCTATATCTGGCGACCCTCAGCCGCCGTCCTTCGCCCGAGGAACTCGCCTTTAGCGACGAGCTCCTGGCGGATTCCGACAAACCGCAGACTGCCTATGAGGACTTGCTCTGGGCGTTGATCAATTCCAAACAGTTCCTTTTCGTGCGATAA
- a CDS encoding ABC transporter ATP-binding protein, which yields MIELENVTRRYGAKVAVDNLSLKIGEGELFAFLGPNGAGKTTTIKMLTGLLRPNSGAVRIGGVDAGVDPCQANRLTGYVPDQPFLYDKLTGREFLAFIAEMYGLEQDKTAQAIADQIENFELHAFVDHLAESYSHGMKQRLVFAAALIHRPKVLIVDEPMVGLDPRSMRLVKDLLRREAEQGATVFMSTHTLSVAEEIADRIGVFQLGKVRFLGTVQELRSQLARDDNSLEQLFLELTSHEGDAVSTAQPE from the coding sequence ATGATTGAGCTTGAAAATGTCACCCGCAGGTACGGCGCCAAGGTGGCGGTCGATAACCTGTCGCTCAAAATCGGCGAAGGCGAGCTGTTCGCTTTTCTCGGTCCCAACGGAGCCGGGAAAACAACCACCATCAAAATGCTGACCGGACTGCTGCGACCCAACTCCGGCGCCGTGCGGATCGGCGGCGTCGATGCGGGCGTCGATCCGTGCCAGGCGAACCGGCTGACCGGGTATGTTCCCGACCAGCCCTTCCTGTACGACAAACTGACCGGTCGCGAGTTCCTGGCTTTTATTGCGGAAATGTACGGCCTGGAGCAGGACAAAACGGCCCAGGCGATTGCCGACCAGATCGAGAACTTTGAGTTGCACGCCTTTGTCGACCACCTGGCGGAGAGCTACTCCCACGGCATGAAACAGCGGCTGGTTTTTGCGGCGGCCCTGATTCACCGGCCCAAAGTGCTGATTGTCGACGAGCCGATGGTCGGCCTGGATCCCCGCAGCATGCGGCTGGTGAAGGATCTGCTCCGCCGGGAAGCGGAACAAGGCGCCACCGTGTTCATGTCCACCCACACGCTCTCTGTCGCGGAAGAGATCGCTGACCGGATCGGCGTGTTCCAGCTGGGAAAAGTGCGATTCCTGGGGACCGTGCAGGAACTGCGTTCCCAACTCGCCCGCGACGACAACAGCCTGGAACAGCTCTTCCTGGAACTCACGTCCCACGAAGGCGACGCCGTGTCGACCGCGCAGCCTGAGTAA
- a CDS encoding DNA gyrase inhibitor YacG codes for MSTLRCPTCKNRFDTEKTTAMPFCCERCRLIDLGVWLEEGYGLPHEGGDDDDLLTDPTQAGYE; via the coding sequence ATGTCTACGCTGCGTTGTCCTACTTGCAAGAACCGGTTCGATACGGAAAAGACAACCGCCATGCCGTTTTGCTGTGAGCGTTGTCGGCTGATTGATCTGGGAGTCTGGCTGGAAGAAGGTTATGGCTTGCCGCACGAAGGCGGCGACGATGACGACCTGCTGACCGATCCCACCCAGGCCGGTTACGAGTAA